Proteins encoded by one window of Serratia nevei:
- a CDS encoding nitroreductase family protein, protein MNTLDAIRQRRATKQFDTQHVMTLEEKKALLTIALQGAPSAFNLQHWRPLLIEDRAQREKIREAAWGQAQVTDASMLVVLCGDLSSWESQVKNVWAEAAEPVQQFMIPAVDQYYRGKPQVQRDEVMRSSGIFAQTLMLAAKAQGYDSCPMDGFDFDAVGEIINKPAHYQIALMVAIGKAAGQPYPRIGKLPFDDVVKTDRF, encoded by the coding sequence ATGAATACGTTAGACGCAATCCGCCAGCGCCGCGCCACCAAGCAGTTCGATACGCAGCACGTGATGACGCTCGAAGAGAAAAAAGCGTTGCTGACTATCGCGCTGCAGGGCGCACCCAGCGCTTTTAACCTGCAGCACTGGCGCCCGCTGCTGATCGAAGATCGCGCTCAGCGCGAGAAAATTCGCGAGGCGGCGTGGGGGCAGGCGCAGGTGACCGACGCATCGATGCTGGTCGTGCTGTGCGGCGATCTGTCGAGCTGGGAGTCACAGGTAAAAAACGTTTGGGCCGAGGCGGCGGAGCCGGTACAGCAGTTCATGATCCCGGCCGTCGATCAGTATTATCGCGGTAAGCCACAGGTGCAGCGCGACGAAGTGATGCGCAGCAGCGGGATCTTCGCCCAGACGCTGATGCTGGCGGCCAAGGCGCAGGGCTACGACTCTTGCCCGATGGACGGGTTTGATTTCGACGCCGTGGGCGAAATCATCAACAAACCGGCGCACTATCAGATCGCGCTGATGGTCGCCATCGGTAAGGCGGCGGGGCAACCTTATCCGCGCATCGGCAAACTGCCGTTCGACGACGTGGTAAAAACCGACCGTTTCTGA
- a CDS encoding c-type cytochrome, with translation MSKMKKIVGWGGFTAIAVVVAGVVASWQPEIAPLAADATHSFSEAQIARGKTLADLGDCAVCHTRSGGERNAGGLAMEIPFGTIYTTNITPDVETGIGSWSYAAFERAMRHGVDRQGRYLYPAFPYTAFTRTRDDDLQALYAYLMSQPPVNSRPPATELHFPFNIRQGIFAWNLLFLTPGAMQEDPAQSAAWNRGAYLAEGLGHCSACHSPRNVLFGEKTGSDHLAGGVAEGWTAPALTGRSPAPLDWTQQDLVDFMRTGYSANHGVAAGPMAPVIEEGLSRLPQADLQAIAVYLRSYHPETAASATAAALNAQAERQVEPLSSQGARLFSGACMACHAQEKGAQMAGVRPSLALNTNLFAEAPDNAIRVVLDGIQRPANAELGYMPGFRHNLDDVQIAILLNYLRQHYAGQAPWPDLAAQVGRLRTETAQK, from the coding sequence ATGAGTAAGATGAAAAAAATCGTCGGGTGGGGTGGCTTCACGGCGATCGCCGTTGTGGTGGCCGGCGTTGTCGCCAGCTGGCAACCGGAAATCGCGCCGCTCGCCGCCGATGCGACGCACAGTTTCAGCGAGGCGCAGATCGCGCGCGGCAAAACGCTGGCCGATCTCGGCGATTGCGCGGTGTGCCACACCCGTTCGGGCGGTGAGCGCAACGCCGGCGGGTTAGCGATGGAGATCCCCTTCGGCACCATTTACACCACCAACATCACGCCGGACGTAGAAACCGGCATCGGCAGCTGGAGCTACGCGGCGTTTGAACGTGCCATGCGCCACGGCGTCGATCGCCAGGGCCGCTACCTTTACCCGGCGTTTCCCTATACCGCTTTTACCCGCACCCGCGACGACGATCTGCAGGCGCTGTACGCCTACCTGATGTCGCAGCCGCCGGTCAACTCCCGGCCGCCGGCCACCGAGCTGCACTTTCCGTTCAATATCCGCCAGGGCATCTTCGCCTGGAACCTGCTGTTCCTGACGCCGGGCGCGATGCAGGAAGACCCGGCCCAAAGCGCCGCCTGGAACCGCGGCGCTTATCTGGCCGAAGGGCTGGGGCACTGTAGCGCCTGCCACTCGCCGCGCAACGTGCTGTTCGGCGAGAAAACCGGTAGCGACCACCTGGCCGGCGGCGTGGCGGAAGGCTGGACGGCGCCGGCGTTGACCGGCCGCTCGCCTGCGCCGCTCGATTGGACGCAGCAGGATCTGGTCGATTTTATGCGTACCGGCTACTCGGCCAACCACGGCGTGGCCGCCGGCCCGATGGCGCCGGTGATCGAAGAAGGGTTGTCCCGCTTGCCGCAGGCCGATCTGCAGGCGATCGCCGTCTATCTGCGCAGCTATCATCCTGAAACGGCGGCGAGCGCGACGGCGGCCGCGTTGAATGCTCAGGCGGAACGGCAGGTGGAGCCCCTGAGCTCGCAAGGCGCGCGGCTGTTTTCCGGCGCCTGCATGGCTTGCCATGCGCAGGAAAAAGGCGCGCAGATGGCAGGAGTGCGGCCGTCTCTGGCGCTGAACACCAACCTGTTTGCCGAGGCGCCGGACAACGCCATTCGCGTGGTGCTGGATGGCATACAGCGGCCGGCGAACGCCGAACTGGGCTATATGCCGGGCTTCCGCCATAACCTGGATGACGTGCAGATCGCCATCCTGCTCAACTACCTGCGGCAGCACTACGCCGGTCAGGCGCCGTGGCCCGATCTGGCGGCGCAGGTCGGCCGCCTGCGCACCGAAACCGCGCAGAAATAG